The Brassica oleracea var. oleracea cultivar TO1000 chromosome C6, BOL, whole genome shotgun sequence genomic interval NNNNNNNNNNNNNNNNNNNNNNNNNNNNNNNNNNNNNNNNNNNNNNNNNNNNNNNNNNNNNNNNNNNNNNNNNNNNNNNNNNNNNNNNNNNNNNNNNNNNNNNNNNNNNNNNNNNNNNNNNNNNNNNNNNNNNNNNNNNNNNNNNNNNNNNNNNNNNNNNNNNNNNNNNNNNNNNNNNNNNNNNNNNNNNNNNNNNNNNNNNNNNNNNNNNNNNNNNNNNNNNNNNNNNNNNNNNNNNNNNNNNNNNNNNNNNNNNNNNNNNNNNNNNNNNNNNNNNNNNNNNNNNNNNNNNNNNNNNNNNNNNNNNNNNNNNNNNNNNNNNNNNNNNNNNNNNNNNNNNNNNNNNNNNNNNNNNNNNNNNNNNNNNNNNNNNNNNNNNNNNNNNNNNNNNNNNNNNNNNNNNNNNNNNNNNNNNNNNNNNNNNNNNNNNNNNNNNNNNNNNNNNNNNNNNNNNNNNNNNNNNNNNNNNNNNNNNNNNNNNNNNNNNNNNNNNNNNNNNNNNNNNNNNNNNNNNNNNNNNNNNNNNNNNNNNNNNNNNNNNNNNNNNNNNNNNNNNNNNNNNNNNNNNNNNNNNNNNNNNNNNNNNNNNNNNNNNNNNNNNNNNNNNNNNNNNNNNNNNNNNNNNNNNNNNNNNNNNNNNNNNNNNNNNNNNNNNNNNNNNNNNNNNNNNNNNNNNNNNNNNNNNNNNNNNNNNNNNNNNNNNNNNNNNNNNNNNNNNNNNNNNNNNNNNNNNNNNNNNNNNNNNNNNNNNNNNNNNNNNNNNNNNNNNNNNNNNNNNNNNNNNNNNNNNNNNNNNNNNNNNNNNNNNNNNNNNNNNNNNNNNNNNNNNNNNNNNNNNNNNNNNNNNNNNNNNNNNNNNNNNNNNNNNNNNNNNNNNNNNNNNNNNNNNNNNNNNNNNNNNNNNNNNNNNNNNNNCATCCCACTCTCTTAGGTTAGATTTGTTATTTTTTTAAGTAGATTTGATGATTTTGGAATGATATTTATAGATTTTTGTTAGGGTGAATGATAGGATTGTGTAAAATCGAGTTTGATTATGGTATTCACTTGATTTGGAATTTTTTTTTTAGTTTTTATTAATTTTGTGATTAAAAACTATTATTCGAGATTTTTTTTTAAAAAAATATATATATATAATATAAATTTCTATATTTATTAAACATTTTTAATATGATTAAAACGATTTTTTGTAATTATTAAACTATTTTTTATTTATTAAAACTATTTTTTGTTTATTAGAACTANNNNNNNNNNNNNNNNNNNNNNNNNNNNNNNNNNNNNNNNNNNNNNNNNNNNNNNNNNNNNNNNNNNNNNNNTTTTGTTTATTAGAACTATTTTTATATATTTATTAAACATTTTTAATATTTTTAAAACTGTTTTTTGTAATTATTAAAGTATTTTTTATTTATTAAAACTATCTTTTGTTTATTAGAACTATTTTTATATATTTATTAAACATTTTTAATATCTATAAAACTTTTTTGTGATTAAAAACTATTTTTTGGGATTAAAAAAAAATATATATATATATATATATATATAATATAAATTTCTATATTTATTATCCATTTTTAATATTATTAAAACTATTTTTTGTAATTATTAAACTATTTTTTATTTATTAAAACTATTTTTTGTTTATTAGAACTAATTTTTAAATATGTTTTATTTAATTTACAGGTCTAATGATGATTAGACCCGACCTCGACAACGTCGTGGTCGTGGTGGTACGGAGAGCCAGTCTCGGGATTCCAGCCATTTTCAGGATTCCGCTTCGTCCCACAGCTCTTACCATACTTCTCCCTCTGCTGCACCCGCTCCTGCTCCTCTCGCTCCCGCTGCTGCACCCGCTCCTGCTCCTCTCGCTCCCGCTGCTGCACCCGCTCCTGCTCCTCTCGCTCCCGCTGCTGCACCCGCTCCTGCTCCTCTCGCTCCCGCTGCTGCACCCGCTCCTGCTCCTCTCGCTCCCGCTGCTGCACCCGCTCCTGCTCCTCTCGCTCCCGCTGCTGCACCCGCTCCTGCTCCTCTCGCTCCCGCTGCTGCACCCGCTCCTGCTCCTCTCGCTCCCGCTGCTGCACCCGCTCCTGCTCCTCTCGCTCCCGCTGCTGCACCCGCTCCTGCTCCNNNNNNNNNNNNNNNNNNNNNNNNNNNNNNNNNNNNNNNNNNNNNNNNNNNNNNNNNNNNNNNNNNNNNNNNNNNNNNNNNNNNNNNNNNNNNNNNNNNNNNNNNNNNNNNNNNNNNNNNNNNNNNNNNNNNNNNNNNNNNNNNNNNNNNNNNNNNNNNNNNNNNNNNNNNNNNNNNNNNNNNNNNNNNNNNNNNNNNNNNNNNNNNNNNNNNNNNNNNNNNNNNNNNNNNNNNNNNNNNNNNNNNNNNNNNNNNNNNNNNNNNNNNNNNNNNNNNNNNNNNNNNNNNNNNNNNNNNNNNNNNNNNNNNNNNNNNNNNNNNNNNNNNNNNNNNNNNNNNNNNTCGTCGGTATGTCGTCGGAATAACGTTATTCCGACGACATACCGACGATTTTTTCCCTCGGTATGCCACTGTTTTCTTGTAGTGTTTTAATAAAAGTTTTATTCTGTAGAGATTAATAAGATTTAGAGATTGATAAGAGAATAAAATCAAAATTGATTTAAATTTTTGGAAATTTGTTAATATAACATATAATTCAATTTGGAATGTAAATCTAAATCTAAATATAATATTTAATCAAATGAAATCTAATCTAAATAATTTATAGAACACTTATATTTTTATTACAAAAAAAACTGAATATATGTTTACACTTACAATATTGAGAAAAATGTATGAACAAAGTCTTCTGAACATAAATCTTGAAGAAATCTATTTATGAATTTTATCTTATAATTAATTTATAAAATTGTGAAAATTATTTTAATGGAAAATCAATTAATCATATAAATATAAAAAATTAAGAATCATGTAAATTGAAATTTAATAAAGCTGAATAGTCATAGAATTGATGAAAAATATAAATGGAAATCATGTTTTTTATTGGTTAGGATTTGTTAACATATTTTCAGATAATATGTTTGTATTTTAAAATTAGTTTTGGATCAAATATGGTTTTAGGCTTATGCGTATTTGTTGCTTTTGTTTTTCTTAAACTGTCGATTTTATCTAAGGGTTTATCAAAATAAAATCGTATTTTCCAGAAATTGAAACTATAATTGTTAAAAACAATTTAGAGCATTCATTAGGTGGAGGTGTTCAACATGGGAGATCAAAATGTGAATAATCTTGTTTTCTTGGAAAAATATTGGTTGCAAAAAGAAAGAAAAAACTCAATCTATGATAACTAACTTTTCATTCCATAAGTTATATCACATTTTCCCTTTGTCTGCGTGAGAAAATAGTAATATGTAATCATTTTAAATATTTACAGTATATCGAAGTTGTTTGAAATTAGAGTGAACTCATGCTTAATTATATGGTTCAAATATGCAAATGTTATTTTAAGTTTGTTAGCAGTATTCATGTATATTTATGTTCATGTTTCTAAATTTGATATGTTCAAGTAATCCCTAGAACTTAGGGTTGAGCATTTTATCCGTTAAATTTGATTCGGTCCATTATTTGCTCCGAATCGATGTAAAAAATCTGGATATGCGTAAAGTTTCGGAGCAAAGTAAATATTAAAAATCAATATCCGTTAAAAACGAAACAAACCACAAATACAAAAATTTTAAAAACCGGATATCCGCTCCGCTTTGGCAACTATATACATATATATATTAATTAAATGTAGAGTTAAATGTATGCGTTTATATAATTTTTTATTTTCACATTTGATTTAATAAATTATGTTCACATGATTATACAAGTATTAAATTCAAAAAAGAAAAGAAAAATTTATAATATCTGTTTTCTTACGTTTGTCTTTCTTATAACTAGTTTTAAAATTTACAAACATATAGTTTTGTTGCTTCTTTTATCTTTTATTTTATTTATCATGTAAAAGTATTTTAAAGAACAAATTTATCTTGTTTTTTTCTAGATTATTTGAATTAACTAAAACGTAAGTATTCGTAAATATCCGCAAATATCTATATATTTTTCGGATATTCGTATTTTTCGGAACAAACCAAATAAAATAATGATATCCGTAACATATAAAACAAAAAGCAATTGTACTCCATACACCCCAAAGATATCCTATTTGCAATCTATACCCTAAATCCCTCCATTTTTCTTTTTTCCATTACTACCATTTTCCCCCATTTGTATGGTATCCTACTCTTATAAGTATATTGAGTTAATTAGCTCTGAAACAAATCATGATACCTATAAAATTCCAGATATCCAGATCTGTGCCTACTGGAACCATGTGAGAAGATGATGGTGATGAGCTGACAACGACTTTTCAACTTTTTTAAATAAATAAAAAAAGAAGATACATAACTTTGAGTGATCTTTTTATTATTTTTTAAAGCAAGCTGTCGCAATTTTATAATGTAAGCATGTATTTGGTCTCAGGCTTTATTTTGAAAATTGAGTAATTTTTTTTTTTTGTTTTTGTAGTTTTCCACAGGAAAGCAACGTCCGACACACAATTCATAAGATAAATTAATTAAATATATAAAACGACCAAATATAAATAATTACAAAACTAACAATATAGTTAATGTTTTACTTTTTTTATTTATAAAATTTTATAACTGACTAAACTAAATAGGATAATACTATATTTAAAAATTGTTTTATATAATATCTATTAATATAAAGAAGAAATTTATTCTCTTCTCCTCTTGCCCCCTAAAAAAATAGGTCAAGGAGAAGCTGACACATGTTCTCATCAAAACTCCCAGTATGGCTTAATCGTTTCGTAAAAAAAAAGTGGACTTTGTGTTTCTCATCTCTTTGTTGTTGGTTTCTGTGATTCACTTCATCTTTCCTCAGTAAATAGGTTCTCAGTTTTAATTCAATTCTCATTCAATAGATTCTTTAATTTCTTTAATTCTCTCAATCTGTAGCTACAAATTGTTGAATCTACATCTGTAAAATTCATCATTCAATATTCCACAATCATATTAATACAAAAACTTTTGCAGATTAAGATGGCAAGCTCATCTGTCTTCCTCATATTTTGGTGAAGATTGATTCTGGTTCGATGTTGTAAAGAACATCTAGATCCAACAAACTTCGATCTACACCAGCCATAGTTGTGATTCTTCCTATAAATATCGACCCGGTTAAAAGAGATCAACAAACAGTGAACCGAAGTTCTGGTTGGCGGAAATAAGTTGTGTTGTCCGGATTCAGGTCCAGAAAGATGGATTTATTGTTGATTGATTAATATATTGCATGTTTTTTTTGTTCTTTCAAGCTAAGACTTCAACGAAAAAGAAGAAGAAAAATAAGAATAAAATCAAGTAAGAAGTGTTTTCGGTCTGTCACTTTTGTTGTTTGCTTTAGTGATGGTTTCACTTATGTTTGCTGGAAGAAGACCCAACAGACTGATCCACCTACAATCCCTGTCGGTAAGCTTTTTCCATCTAGAGAGATTTTGAAGGTGAAATCCAACAGTATAAGGACGATTAACTTTATCTAATCAAATAAAGTACAATTTATAAAATAACAAAATATAAATTCGTTCTGACGGGTTTTGTTTGATGTTTTAATTTAATAAAAACCATAAGATAATAAATCAATTTATTGTAGTATTATGATTGTTTTTTTGCATATGTTGTTTGAGATTTATTTTATAACTAAAACTTGTTTTCACACATAAGTTTAAGTTAATATTTGTATTTTATAACCATGGTGCATAGAAGGGTTGTTATAAACTTTATACTACGGATTAGAGAAAATACTATAAATAAACATTTAAACGGAACACAATCCGAAATAAGAAATGAAAGTTAAATACACCAATAGAATCAATAAAAGTTAAATACATATTCTTATGTACTAATTTAACGTTTAATTAAACAAGGCTTTAAAATTTTATTTTGCTATGATTTTTTAAAAAGGAAAAAATTATATATTATAAATCTCCTATTTATTTACAATTAAAAATAAAAAAAATAATATTAAATACTCTTTTACAATTTTGTTTAAGATTTTAGAAAAGTTAAATAACTGTCATATAACCTATTACAATTATCTTCTCTTTAGAATTTAAAAAAAAAAAATATTGCCATCAAATAAATATTTTTAGTTATTAACTAATATTTTTAAAATTTCTATTTTTACAATTCATATCAATACTTATTTTACAGTTCTTTTGTTAAATAAATAATTTTTACTATCATGCTCATCATCAAACACTTTCTTAAAAATAATATCATATAAATTTGTACAATTCTCTTTTCGTTAGGACTTAAAAATATTATACACATTTCTTTTGTTTTGATTTTTTTTTATAAAAAAAGAAAACAACTATCAAATATTCTTTTACAGTTTTGTTAGATTTTAGAAAATAAAACTAATATTACATAATCTTTTACAATTATATTTTATCTAGGATTTAAAAAAATATATAATTTATATTAAATAATTATTTCCAGTTAATATTAACTATTTTAAAAGTTTCAATTTTAGAAATTTCTTTTTTTCAATATCATTAATATTTTTACAATTTTCTTGTTAATTGAATAATTGTTATTATCATGTTTATCATTAAATTTTTGAAGTAAAAAGTGCTATTAAATAAAATTTTACCAAATTCTCTCTGTTCACGTTTTAAAAAAAAGAAAAAAATTCTTAATTGGTTAAGATTAGAAAATAATTTTCTTTTAAAAATCTCTTTTATTTAAGAATATAGGAAAAAAAGAAGTTATTTTTACATAAAGGAAGTTTTTATTGACACATTCACAATCTAATGATCTATGTTTATTTTTAAGTTAATTTTGGTTTATATTTTTTAAAACAAAATTATTAAAAAGTAAAGTTAGTTAATTATAAAAAAAATAAGATTACTTCTACTTTTTTATTTTATTTAGAATTTTAAAAAGGACATTAATTATTTTATTTCTTTTAGATTTTTATACAACTATTTTGTTTTAATAGAAATATTCTGTTTAATTATTTATTTATTTTGTCTTATACATATAAACACATATTTATCATATTCACACATACTCATGTACGACAATAGTATCAAAATTAAAAGTTATGCTAGCATCATAAAATGTAGTAAGGATGATAAAAAAATTGAGTTGTATCAAGAAATTAAAAGAAAATACTCATGTAATACTCAGGTAATACTATTGTATTTTTAAAAAATAATATGTGGAATCTTAAACTTAAATATAGATGTGAAATATTTGTAGGTATTTTTTATCAAAAGTTTTTAACATACAATTATCTATTAAAAAAAGAAAGTTATTTACTTATAAGAAAATAGTAAGAGTACTTTTATAATTTTGTTTTATTTATGCTTTTAAAAAAGTAATATTATTTATTTTTAAATTAGATTTTTTTTCATGTTTCTATTAAATAATTTATTGTACTTGTAGGATTTTACAATTCATTTTTGTTTAACATTTTTTTCATAAAAGTTAATGTTTATCTTTTATAACTCACTATTTTAATATCTTTTAATACAAATATTATAATGAAAAATAATAATAATAATAATAATAATAATAATAATAATATGACTATTAAGTAATATTTATAATTAATTTTTAAGAAAAATATTTTTTATTAATTTACTATATATTTTTGATTATGATATAGTTTAACACATATCACATTTTTAAGTATATAACTACCATGTGTCATATCATGTTAATTAGCAATTTTGAAGAACCAAGCTCAATATAATCTTTTATAATTATATCTTCATTAAAAGTTTAAAAAATAAAAATTATATTAAATAAATTGTTTTCAAATCTATTTTTTAGGATTTTGAAAAAGAAAAATTTCTAAACAATTACTACTAATTTTTTTTTTTTAAAATCGGTTTTACTATTAAATAATTTTTAAAAGTTGTTGTTTCAAAATTCATTTTTATTATCTTATTATATATATTTTAATCATTATATATTTAAATACATGTCACAATATTAGAAGGAAAATTATTATCAAGTAATCTTTTGCAATAATCTTTTGATTAGGATATTAAAAAAGGAAAATTAATATTAAATAATATATATAATAAGATTTTTAATAAAATTTACTTTTGTTAATATCTTAGTATATATTTTTAATTATGAAATAGATTAACACATGTCACAATCTTAAATATATAATTGCTATGTGTCGCGATCTTGTTAATTAGTAACTTTGAAAAATCAAGCTTTATATAATAAGATATTTTAATCATTATATATTTAAACACATGTCACAATATTAGAAGGAAAATTATTATCAAATAATCTTTTGCAATAATCTTTTGATTAGGATATTAAAAAAGAAAAATTACTATTAAATAATATATATAATAAGATTTTTAATAAAATTTACTTTTGTTAATATCTTAGTATATATTTTTAATTATGAGATAGATTAACACATGTCACAATCTTAAATATATAATTGCCATGTGTCGTGATCTTGTTAATTAGTAACTTTGAAGAACCATGCTTTATATAATAAGATTATAAAAGATATATATTTCTGGTTTTTGGGATTAAAACAAAAAAAAAACAAAACCGACTGTATATAAACCGAGGAAAACCAAAGTAAATCTGATTTTAATATGGAAGTTTTTTTTAATAAACCGAAATACCGAGAAGCCAAAAAAACAAACCAAAACCGAACCGATATTCGAATTGAACACCTCTAACTTTACATAACATATGTAACTGTTGTTGCGATGAAGAGCATTTACGTATTTAAAAATATAAGTTTTAAAAACAAAAACCAACTACTATAAAGATTAATTTTGGGATTTCCTATAGCTTTTAAAAAATCCTCAACTTACCAGCCCAAACCATTCTTAGGAAATACAATAACAAGACCCATAACCTCATTATTCCTAGACTCGATAACTGAATTCTATATTAATCCTATGAATTGTGATTCTCTACTAAAATGTAATTGCGAAAAACATAAAAATTATGTCCAAAACAAAGGACCAAAGAAAACACAAATTTCCTAAAAGAATACATACACTAAAATGTAATTCTCTACCAGTTTGTTATATAATATATAGAGAATTATAATTTAAAAATATATGTCAATACATTTCACGTATAGCATATTCCGCGCGTAGCGCGGACCGATCCTAGTATACTATATATTTAAGTTTATATTTTTATTTTCACCTCAAAAAAAAAATAACAGTCATTGTAATTAATTAATTTAAATTGATTTTAAATGCAATAGCAGATTCTGTAACTAAAAAGAAATACAAAAATAAAGTACTTAATTTATTGTAAATGCAATGACTAAATTTATAAATAAATAAAAATATTTAATATGCTATCCATATTTTTAAATAATTCTCATTTATCATGTTATCAATGTTTCCAAACAGTACTAAAAGATCTTTCGTTTTAATAATATAGATATATAAATAGAACTGGTTGAGGGACAAGAAAACCACACATTTGTTACTGTTGTATGATCATGTGATGTGAGATACTTCAATTCTCATACTTAATAATCCAAGGTTTAGATGAATCATAAAATGCACTGATTTGTCATTTGATCAACAAAACCAAAAGATATATATGAACAAAACAAAAAAAAAAAGACGATCAAAACCTCCTTGTGGCTTTTCTCATCTTCCTTTTTCCCTCCCCTTTTCTCTATATTAAAACCTAGTCGTGTTACATAAAAGGATCATCAAAGTTCTATTTAAACCCAAATTTCAAATATCCAGAGAGAGAGAGAGTAGTTTCAAGCCAAGACTTCTTTAATCTTCTTCTTCTGATCCTCAGTGAGAGAGGAAGGGAACAAAACCTCGAAAGTGACGAAGAGGTTGCCTTTCTTTGTGCTGAAGTGAAGTGGCATTCCTTCTCCTTTGAACTTCTTCACTTCCTTGGGCTTTGTAATTCCCTGTTACCACACACAGACCATATTCATTCAACCCAAAATAACAATTAGATGATCAATATAGAGTGTCTCGTGTTGTCGAAAGAATGCTAGTGTTACCTTGGAACTGATGTCAACTTCGTGATCATCCAAGTGTTTGAATGATTTCTCAAAACCAACTAGGGCCTCAACTCTGAAAGATGTTTATTTCAAGTAGAATCAGTAAACAGAAGTTGTTGGCTTATGACGTAGAGATACAGAAGACGTTAATGGAATATGTATTTACCAGTGTAATGTTGACGGTCATGTGTAGATCGTTGCCATCTCTCCGGAAGCGAGCATGTGGTGCAGTTTTGATTCGGAACTGTGAATTGTACAATAACGGTTCAGTCTCTGATCTTGAAGTCAAGTGAAATAAAGAATCACAAAAACTCAGGGAAGAGGCTAACCTTAAGGTCACCAGGTTCACCATCTAGAATGGGTTCACCATCTTCGTAGAAAGACACTTCCTAAAAGAGATATCATCAATAAGCTCACAGTGAGTTTCAGATCAACTGGGATATGTAGTATCCGAGGTTTAAAACATAAGGGTGTGTTGAGTAGAGTTTGGAGGCTTACTTCTCCGTCTTTCATTCCTTTCTCAATATCAACTGTGACAAAGTATCCTTCGCGTTCGAACTTAACATTTGGGCATTTGTCACAGACCTGACAGGAAGCAGATATATTTTTAGACAGGTGGGCTCGATATTGGACTCAAGAGGATGGACTGAGAAGGCTTGAATAGATGTGCCTTACCTGCTCTGTCATCTGTTGGAACATTCCAGGACCAATTTGCCTGTGATAAACCTCATCCCTGCAGTTGCACTTTCTCTTTCCAGGAGCTGGTTTTATTACATTCTTCTCCCTCCATACCTGATTGATAGTTTAACGTGGGACATCCATCATTAATAAACCAAAAGGTGAAGGCAAGTAAATTTCATGTGCCCAAGTATACGAGTTGAAGACAATAATAACATCCTTAGAGGGAGGGTAACATACCTTCATAGAGCCTCCCATGTACAAATCTTCAAGAGTGGCCTCAAGTTCGACAATGACGTCATCACCCTTGACAACCTTCTCTTCTTCCTCCGTTGAACCACCACCACCAAAAAACCTAATAAGCACATTAATCAACAATCTCCACGCATTAGCAATCACATTATAAAATGATTGTAAAAACATTATCAAAACTTTAGGAAGTATTCGCACTACAGCAAAGGCCCTTAACATGATACAAATTCATTGGTATCCATTATCCATACAAATAAATCACTTCAATTTCTACCCTAAGATGGTATCCACTTCGATCCATTGATTCCTCAAATGCTTAAGACACTTGGAGACTCTATGAGAATCTAAAAAAGACTGGCTAAAGATGTCCTGCATATTCATGCCCCCACCTCCACCTCCACGTCCACCATTAGCAGCATGCTGTTTAAGACCTTCTTCACCATACTTGTTATAAATCTCCCTCTTCTCCTCATCCGATAGTACTTCATAAGCTGTTACAACATCAACACACACACCACTGAGTCTAACTTCAAAAGAGTGATTATCTAATCAGGAGTGCAGAAAAAGAATACCGTTGTTGATGTCAGCGAATTTGCGAGTGGCTTCGTCGTTTCCCGGATTCTTATCGGGATGATACTTCAAAGCGAGTTTCCTGTAAGCTCTCTTGATGTGTTCGTCAGAGGCACCTTTCGGCACTTGCAGCACATCGTAGTAGCTCTTCCTGAAATTTCACAAAAACAAGCATTCACAAAGACTCGGATGACGCAGATGGCGTAAGAGAGTGCGAACAAGGCGATACATAGCTCTGACCACCGAATCGCCATTGGAAACGGAAACCAAGAGAGAATCGGATCTCTCAATTCTTACGGTAACCAATCTGAGATTCGTTTCGATTGTTAACAGAGACAACTAAGTTCGAATCTGTCACTTCCCTCTTTCTCGGAAGGATGGATTCCAAAAACCATTTTAGAATTCGAACCCCCAGTGAGTGGTGGGATTACGTGTACATTGCAATGCTTAACCAATCAGGACTCAGAGCATGATTATACCGGTTTCCAAAACCTGTTTATGCAGGAAATCAATGTCTGGGCCCCACTTTTTAAAAAAACCGGCTCTTGGAGAGCACTGTTTGCGGGTCCCACTGACACGTGGCGGCCTGTGATTAATTCATTTTTTTTAAGGACAAAAAAAAATCAAAAAAAAAAATTTAAGGATCCCATAAACGATTTTACCGTTAATCATGCTCTAAGGACATGATTAACCCCGGTCTCTTAGCCGGGGTTCTTAATTCATGATTTGATATTTTTTTGTTTTTTTTTTTGTTTTTTTTTTACATTTTTCGGCTAAGAGACGGCTCTTATATCTCTTATTTAAGAGACGGTTCTTAACTTTTCTTAGTTAAAATCTAAGAAAAGTTAAGAACCGTCTCTTACCCGAAGTTAAGAACCCAGTTAAGAAATTGGGATAAATCATGGTCTAAGTCTCTCGCAGATTTAACCAATCAGTATCATCCACGTGGATAAATGAACTCTAGATTTTGCTGACTCTTCTTTTTCTTCTAAACAAGGTCCGTTTACGTTGAATAATGGATTACTAGAACAAGATCTGCGCCTTGGGAACGATGATTTTATTTGTATATATTATCGACAATTATTTTTATATATTTGAACATTTTATGTATACATATACCATATTTTTGTTGTTGTTATATAATTTCTTTCCGATGGATTAAATCAATTTTAATTAAAAATTTTGGAACTAAACTATAATTAATATATTATAGG includes:
- the LOC106298493 gene encoding dnaJ protein ERDJ3B-like isoform X1, whose translation is MKSYYDVLQVPKGASDEHIKRAYRKLALKYHPDKNPGNDEATRKFADINNAYEVLSDEEKREIYNKYGEEGLKQHAANGGRGGGGGGMNMQDIFSQFFGGGGSTEEEEKVVKGDDVIVELEATLEDLYMGGSMKVWREKNVIKPAPGKRKCNCRDEVYHRQIGPGMFQQMTEQVCDKCPNVKFEREGYFVTVDIEKGMKDGEEVSFYEDGEPILDGEPGDLKFRIKTAPHARFRRDGNDLHMTVNITLVEALVGFEKSFKHLDDHEVDISSKGITKPKEVKKFKGEGMPLHFSTKKGNLFVTFEVLFPSSLTEDQKKKIKEVLA
- the LOC106298493 gene encoding dnaJ protein ERDJ3B-like isoform X2 → MAIRWSELCIALFALSYAICVIRVFSYYDVLQVPKGASDEHIKRAYRKLALKYHPDKNPGNDEATRKFADINNAYEVLSDEEKREIYNKYGEEGLKQHAANGGRGGGGGGMNMQDIFSQFFGGGGSTEEEEKVVKGDDVIVELEATLEDLYMGGSMKVWREKNVIKPAPGKRKCNCRDEVYHRQIGPGMFQQMTEQVCDKCPNVKFEREGYFVTVDIEKGMKDGEEVSFYEDGEPILDGEPGDLKFRIKTAPHARFRRDGNDLHMTVNITLVEALVGFEKSFKHLDDHEVDISSKGITKPKEVKKFKGEGMPLHFSTKKGNLFVTFEVLFPSSLTEDQKKKIKEVLA